The following coding sequences lie in one Komagataeibacter sucrofermentans DSM 15973 genomic window:
- a CDS encoding tyrosine-type recombinase/integrase, with the protein MSTPQQAPTREATATLRAYRADWVHFTKWCAEHAISPIPATPEGVAAYLRSLGTFAPATIRRRLAAIGKMHRFNGLAWDVTHPLIRTALAEMLEQAARPAPPPAVVTPAMLRAMSAHCTDGVRGLRDRCLLLFGFAGALRRSELVGLQVEDVRLTPQAVMLTVRDGHEAPTMALPVAQERELCPAAAFTAWQQVAHRQTGPLFRAISKGERVGGRALTPYAVTRILQRRALMAEVPPATVARLSAHALRAGFIVEALRHGMDAAALGQRTRYRDPRALRPYADLLAHD; encoded by the coding sequence ATGAGCACGCCACAGCAGGCCCCCACGCGGGAGGCCACGGCCACCCTGCGTGCCTATAGGGCGGACTGGGTGCATTTTACGAAGTGGTGCGCGGAACACGCCATTTCCCCCATTCCCGCAACGCCTGAGGGGGTGGCCGCCTATCTGCGCAGCCTGGGCACATTCGCTCCCGCCACCATCCGCCGCCGCCTGGCCGCCATTGGCAAGATGCACCGCTTCAACGGGCTGGCGTGGGATGTCACGCATCCGCTCATCCGCACGGCACTGGCCGAGATGCTCGAACAGGCTGCGCGCCCCGCGCCGCCGCCTGCCGTGGTCACGCCCGCCATGCTGCGCGCCATGTCAGCACACTGTACCGATGGCGTGCGCGGCCTGCGCGATCGTTGCCTGCTGCTGTTCGGCTTTGCGGGCGCGCTGCGCCGTTCGGAACTGGTGGGGCTGCAGGTGGAAGATGTACGCCTTACCCCTCAGGCGGTGATGCTGACGGTGCGCGACGGGCATGAGGCTCCCACTATGGCGCTGCCCGTAGCGCAGGAGCGCGAACTATGCCCGGCGGCGGCCTTTACGGCATGGCAGCAGGTGGCGCACCGGCAGACCGGGCCGCTGTTCCGCGCCATCTCCAAGGGCGAGCGCGTGGGCGGGCGGGCGCTGACGCCTTATGCCGTGACCCGCATCCTGCAACGCCGGGCGCTGATGGCCGAGGTGCCACCCGCCACCGTGGCGCGGCTCAGTGCCCATGCGCTGCGGGCGGGCTTTATTGTCGAGGCCCTGCGCCATGGCATGGATGCTGCGGCTCTGGGCCAGCGCACCCGGTACCGTGATCCGCGCGCCCTGCGCCCGTATGCGGACCTTCTTGCCCATGACTGA
- a CDS encoding energy transducer TonB — MGMTYAEQSDNTLQKVIIFALVLAFEGLLVLALLFGLSSPPDAPQEPPKPPVEVHMIKEPPPPPPPPPPPPPPPEITQPPPPYIPPPKIQVPTPPPPMKVTHEKPPKAMPPAKATPPADAPVSNAPPVPDHSAGTSPLNHVVPEYPEEMSEEGREGVVSVACDVEPTGVTSNCQVVNVKGGQAFADAALKAVRRSRYAPAVKNGVPVKEFHHLYTITFSLND, encoded by the coding sequence ATGGGTATGACGTATGCGGAACAGAGTGATAATACACTACAAAAGGTAATCATTTTTGCCCTCGTCCTGGCATTCGAGGGGCTGCTGGTGCTCGCGCTTCTGTTCGGGCTCAGCTCGCCGCCAGATGCGCCCCAGGAGCCGCCCAAGCCGCCGGTCGAGGTGCACATGATCAAGGAGCCTCCGCCTCCGCCGCCTCCGCCGCCGCCACCACCTCCGCCGCCGGAAATTACGCAGCCGCCGCCGCCGTATATTCCGCCGCCGAAGATTCAGGTGCCGACGCCGCCACCGCCGATGAAGGTGACTCACGAGAAGCCGCCCAAGGCCATGCCGCCCGCAAAGGCGACGCCGCCGGCTGATGCGCCCGTGTCCAACGCGCCGCCCGTGCCCGATCACTCGGCAGGCACGTCGCCGCTGAACCATGTCGTGCCGGAATATCCGGAGGAGATGTCGGAAGAAGGCCGTGAGGGCGTTGTGTCCGTGGCTTGCGACGTGGAGCCGACCGGCGTGACCAGCAACTGCCAGGTGGTCAACGTAAAAGGTGGCCAGGCATTTGCCGACGCAGCCCTCAAGGCGGTTCGCCGCTCACGTTATGCGCCGGCAGTCAAAAATGGTGTGCCCGTCAAGGAGTTCCACCATCTCTATACGATCACGTTCAGTCTGAACGACTGA
- a CDS encoding NADPH-dependent oxidoreductase: MSDTTVSSFSAQSSMNALWQARYGTKPPEKPLPESPVARSLMAHRSVRHFSPAPLPEGVVEAAIAAAQSASSSCNLQAWSVIAVRDPARRARLAKIAGDQAFIAQAPLFLAWVVDLSRLEHVGHAQGHALPGLDCLDTFLSGVVDTALAGQNAAATFESYGLGIVYVGAVRNQPEAIAAELGLPPRTFALFGMSVGYPDRAQPTAIKPRLPQAMVLHEERYSPAATDEAGIRAYDASLEASRAGARNWSRSVVARLGEIGALHGRERLPAALRALGFVLGKA; this comes from the coding sequence ATGTCCGACACCACCGTTTCTTCCTTTTCCGCCCAGTCCTCCATGAACGCGCTGTGGCAGGCCCGTTATGGCACGAAGCCGCCTGAAAAACCGCTGCCCGAAAGCCCGGTGGCGCGCAGCCTCATGGCGCATCGTTCCGTGCGGCATTTCAGCCCCGCCCCCCTGCCCGAAGGCGTGGTGGAGGCGGCGATTGCCGCAGCCCAGTCGGCCTCGAGTTCATGCAACCTGCAGGCATGGAGCGTGATTGCCGTGCGCGACCCCGCGCGGCGCGCCCGGCTGGCCAAAATAGCGGGCGATCAGGCGTTCATCGCGCAGGCGCCGCTGTTCCTGGCGTGGGTGGTGGACCTGTCGCGGCTGGAGCATGTGGGCCACGCGCAGGGTCACGCGCTGCCGGGGCTGGACTGCCTCGATACATTCCTGAGCGGCGTGGTGGATACGGCGCTGGCGGGGCAGAATGCAGCGGCGACGTTTGAATCCTACGGCTTGGGAATCGTGTACGTGGGCGCGGTGCGCAACCAGCCCGAGGCCATTGCCGCCGAACTTGGCCTGCCGCCCAGGACATTTGCGCTGTTTGGCATGAGCGTGGGCTACCCTGACCGCGCGCAGCCTACCGCCATCAAGCCGCGCCTGCCACAGGCCATGGTGCTGCATGAGGAACGCTACAGCCCCGCCGCCACGGATGAAGCCGGCATCAGGGCCTATGATGCCAGCCTTGAGGCCAGCCGTGCGGGTGCGCGGAACTGGAGCAGAAGCGTGGTGGCGCGACTGGGTGAGATCGGCGCGCTTCATGGCCGCGAGCGCCTGCCTGCCGCCCTGCGCGCCTTGGGTTTTGTGCTGGGCAAGGCGTAA
- the thiC gene encoding phosphomethylpyrimidine synthase ThiC, with protein sequence MTNVASPSSPDHVTTGPIMGSVKVWSSPEGHADIRVPFREIALEPSANEPPVRVYDTSGPYTDTNAHIDVRQGLKPVRAPWIVARGLPAVRPRAVRPEDNGFAKGENLVPACPAPHVVHEGRAGQMVTQYEFARAGIITQEMIYAAHRENLGRATMVEGAEERRADGEDFGADIPAFVTPEFVRSEIAAGRAILPANINHPELEPMVIGRNFLVKVNANIGNSAVTSSVAEEVEKMVWSIRWGADTVMDLSTGRNIHNIRDWILRNAPVPIGTVPLYQALEKVGGVPEDLTWEIFCDTLIEQAEQGVDYFTIHAGVRLQHVPLTVNRVTGIVSRGGSIMAGWCLHHHRESFLYEHFEEICDIMRRYDVSFSLGDGLRPGSIADANDAAQFAELKTLGELTKIAWAKGCQVMIEGPGHVPMHKIKVNVEKQLRECGEAPFYTLGPLTTDIAPGYDHITSGIGAAMIGWFGTAMLCYVTPKEHLGLPDRNDVKVGVVTYRIAAHAADLAKGHPAAQIRDNAISRARFDFRWNDQFKLSLDPDTACSYHDETLPREAHKNAHFCSMCGPKFCSMRISHDLKANAERIAGLEQKKEEFRSNGNRLYVPVEETATPAE encoded by the coding sequence ATGACGAACGTCGCTTCGCCTTCATCTCCCGACCATGTCACCACCGGCCCCATCATGGGGTCCGTCAAGGTCTGGTCATCGCCCGAGGGGCATGCGGATATCCGCGTGCCGTTCCGTGAAATAGCACTCGAACCCAGCGCCAACGAGCCGCCGGTGCGCGTGTATGACACCTCCGGCCCCTATACCGACACCAACGCCCATATCGACGTGCGCCAGGGGCTTAAACCCGTCCGCGCGCCATGGATCGTAGCCCGTGGCCTGCCCGCAGTCAGGCCGCGCGCCGTGCGACCGGAAGATAACGGCTTTGCCAAAGGCGAGAATCTTGTCCCCGCCTGCCCCGCGCCGCATGTGGTGCATGAAGGGCGCGCTGGCCAGATGGTCACGCAATACGAGTTCGCGCGCGCGGGCATCATCACGCAGGAGATGATCTACGCCGCCCACCGCGAGAACCTTGGCCGCGCCACCATGGTCGAGGGTGCCGAAGAGCGCCGCGCCGATGGCGAGGATTTTGGCGCTGACATTCCCGCCTTCGTCACCCCTGAATTCGTGCGCTCCGAGATTGCCGCAGGCCGCGCCATCCTGCCCGCCAACATCAACCACCCCGAGCTTGAGCCGATGGTGATCGGGCGCAACTTTCTGGTGAAAGTCAACGCCAATATCGGCAATTCCGCCGTGACCTCATCCGTGGCGGAGGAAGTGGAGAAGATGGTCTGGTCCATCCGCTGGGGCGCGGATACGGTCATGGATCTTTCCACGGGCCGCAACATCCACAACATCCGCGACTGGATCCTGCGCAACGCGCCGGTGCCCATCGGCACGGTGCCGCTCTATCAGGCGCTGGAAAAAGTGGGCGGCGTGCCCGAGGACCTGACATGGGAGATCTTCTGCGACACGCTGATCGAGCAGGCCGAGCAGGGCGTGGACTACTTCACCATCCACGCAGGCGTGCGGCTGCAGCACGTGCCGCTGACCGTCAACCGCGTGACCGGCATCGTCTCGCGCGGCGGGTCGATCATGGCGGGGTGGTGCCTGCACCATCACCGCGAGAGCTTCCTGTACGAGCATTTCGAGGAAATCTGCGACATCATGCGCCGTTATGATGTTTCGTTCTCGCTAGGCGACGGCCTGCGCCCCGGCTCGATTGCCGATGCGAATGACGCCGCCCAGTTTGCCGAACTCAAAACGCTGGGCGAACTGACCAAGATCGCCTGGGCCAAAGGCTGCCAGGTCATGATCGAGGGGCCGGGCCACGTGCCCATGCACAAGATCAAGGTCAACGTGGAAAAGCAGCTGCGCGAATGTGGCGAGGCCCCGTTCTACACGCTCGGCCCGCTCACCACCGACATCGCGCCGGGTTACGACCACATTACATCAGGCATTGGCGCTGCCATGATCGGGTGGTTCGGCACCGCCATGCTGTGTTACGTCACGCCAAAGGAACATCTCGGCCTGCCCGACCGCAATGACGTGAAGGTGGGCGTGGTGACCTACCGCATCGCCGCCCACGCCGCCGATCTGGCCAAGGGGCACCCGGCAGCGCAGATCCGCGATAACGCGATCAGCCGCGCGCGATTCGACTTCCGCTGGAACGACCAGTTCAAGCTCTCGCTCGACCCGGATACGGCGTGTTCGTACCATGACGAGACGCTACCGCGCGAGGCGCACAAGAACGCGCATTTCTGCTCCATGTGCGGCCCCAAATTCTGCTCCATGCGCATCAGCCACGACCTCAAGGCCAATGCCGAGCGCATCGCCGGGCTGGAACAGAAAAAGGAAGAGTTCCGCAGCAACGGCAACCGGCTCTATGTGCCGGTGGAAGAGACCGCGACACCTGCGGAATAA
- a CDS encoding MotA/TolQ/ExbB proton channel family protein, with protein sequence MIRLHRKHTLVASAAFAAMLCAASPLAALAQDAAPAANDAATAPAVSAPPADGAGAPAAPAPGADAPAAEAPAPGADAAPATPAPEAPAPAPAADAAPPADVPKAPEGNPYGLGALWANGDFIARGVLLIMVFMSLGTWYIMITKFFEQARVMNAAKQVMSDFWTKGSIKEGAAALPANSPFRYIADTGVKAAEHHEGTMQESIDLHSWTTMSIQRSVDVIQTKLQGGLAFLGTVGSTSPFVGLFGTVWGIYHALTAIGIAGQASIDKVAGPVGESLIMTAIGLGTAVPAVLGYNLLVRRNKGAIDKVRNFAADVQSILMGGYRHGADITIHPDNSPTTTTIDNRVA encoded by the coding sequence ATGATCAGACTGCATCGTAAACACACTCTTGTTGCCTCGGCCGCGTTCGCTGCCATGCTGTGTGCTGCCTCGCCGCTTGCGGCGCTGGCGCAGGATGCCGCCCCGGCCGCGAACGATGCGGCCACGGCTCCGGCGGTTTCTGCTCCGCCCGCCGATGGCGCTGGCGCACCCGCAGCCCCGGCTCCGGGCGCCGACGCCCCGGCCGCCGAAGCACCGGCCCCCGGCGCTGACGCCGCACCGGCAACCCCCGCGCCAGAAGCGCCGGCCCCCGCACCTGCCGCTGACGCAGCGCCGCCGGCCGATGTGCCCAAGGCACCCGAGGGCAACCCCTACGGTCTTGGCGCGCTGTGGGCCAATGGTGACTTCATCGCCCGTGGCGTGCTGCTCATCATGGTGTTCATGTCGCTGGGCACCTGGTACATCATGATCACCAAGTTCTTCGAGCAGGCCCGCGTGATGAACGCCGCCAAGCAGGTGATGAGCGATTTCTGGACCAAGGGTTCCATCAAGGAAGGTGCCGCGGCACTGCCCGCGAACTCCCCGTTCCGCTACATTGCCGATACGGGCGTGAAGGCTGCCGAGCACCACGAAGGCACGATGCAGGAATCCATCGACCTGCATTCCTGGACCACCATGTCCATCCAGCGTTCGGTTGACGTGATCCAGACCAAGCTGCAGGGCGGCCTTGCCTTCCTCGGCACCGTGGGTTCCACCTCGCCGTTCGTGGGTCTGTTCGGCACCGTCTGGGGTATCTATCACGCCCTGACCGCCATCGGCATCGCAGGCCAGGCCTCGATCGACAAGGTTGCCGGCCCCGTGGGTGAATCGCTGATCATGACCGCCATCGGCCTCGGCACCGCCGTTCCCGCCGTGCTGGGCTACAACCTGCTGGTCCGCCGCAACAAGGGCGCGATCGACAAGGTGCGCAACTTCGCCGCTGACGTGCAGTCGATCCTGATGGGTGGCTACCGCCATGGCGCGGACATCACCATCCATCCCGACAACTCCCCCACAACCACGACTATCGATAACCGGGTGGCCTGA
- a CDS encoding segregation/condensation protein A, with protein sequence MTSQSDLFDPARPGPEPVIMLEAYQGDLTHLVQLAHAREIDLTRLDIVALIDQLAEAARAHAALPLGMKAQWVVMASGLLLLRSRLLLPADDPRQQQAAQEAHDLRARLIAAEQAGHLAGWLAARAQLGRDVHAFGGAQPALHDESAAWEVDRIEFLWGCLAVFDGNWGAMPEQAPFYAPVQLDLFSVEEARVRVRACLAHARRPVPLDRMLPDSVRHGAQRVRRTGLRRSAWSSTFTACLEMVKQGEALAYQPDPDTLPCFGNVERDGAP encoded by the coding sequence ATGACCAGCCAGTCCGACCTGTTCGACCCCGCGCGGCCCGGCCCTGAGCCGGTCATCATGCTGGAGGCGTATCAGGGCGATCTTACGCACCTGGTGCAACTGGCCCATGCGCGTGAAATCGACCTGACCCGGCTTGATATCGTGGCCCTGATCGACCAGCTGGCCGAGGCCGCGCGGGCGCATGCCGCCCTGCCGCTGGGCATGAAGGCGCAGTGGGTGGTCATGGCATCCGGCCTGCTGCTGCTGCGCTCGCGGCTTTTGCTGCCTGCCGATGATCCGCGCCAGCAGCAGGCGGCGCAGGAGGCGCATGACCTGCGCGCGCGCCTGATCGCGGCCGAGCAGGCGGGGCATCTGGCGGGGTGGCTTGCCGCGCGCGCGCAGCTCGGGCGCGATGTCCATGCCTTTGGCGGCGCTCAGCCTGCCCTGCATGACGAATCGGCTGCATGGGAGGTGGACCGGATCGAATTCCTGTGGGGTTGCCTTGCGGTGTTTGATGGCAACTGGGGCGCCATGCCCGAGCAGGCGCCCTTCTATGCCCCGGTGCAGCTTGACCTGTTCTCGGTCGAGGAGGCGCGGGTACGGGTGCGCGCCTGCCTGGCCCACGCCCGCAGGCCCGTGCCGCTGGACCGCATGCTGCCCGATTCCGTCCGGCATGGGGCGCAGCGCGTGCGGCGCACGGGGTTGCGGCGCTCGGCGTGGAGCAGCACGTTCACCGCCTGCCTTGAAATGGTCAAGCAGGGCGAGGCGCTGGCCTACCAGCCCGACCCCGATACGCTACCCTGTTTTGGCAACGTGGAGCGCGACGGCGCGCCCTGA
- a CDS encoding biopolymer transporter ExbD gives MGMQVGGGGDEDEVVSAINTTPLVDVMLVLLIIFLITIPVATHTIKVSLPMDANQPTRTLQNNIVVAITPSGQAYWNETPLTSYADLESHLEHAAAETPQPQIQIRGDQTAKYEGVGKVIAACQQAGIVHVDFITEQPHG, from the coding sequence ATGGGTATGCAAGTTGGAGGTGGCGGCGATGAAGACGAGGTGGTGTCGGCCATCAACACCACACCGCTTGTCGACGTCATGCTGGTGTTGCTGATCATCTTCCTGATCACCATCCCCGTCGCGACACATACCATCAAGGTTAGCCTCCCCATGGATGCTAACCAGCCAACCCGGACGTTGCAGAACAACATCGTCGTGGCGATCACGCCGAGCGGGCAGGCCTACTGGAACGAGACGCCGCTCACCAGCTATGCCGACCTGGAATCGCACCTGGAGCACGCGGCTGCGGAAACTCCGCAGCCCCAGATCCAGATCCGCGGTGACCAGACGGCAAAATACGAAGGTGTGGGCAAGGTGATCGCAGCCTGCCAGCAGGCCGGCATCGTTCACGTCGATTTCATCACTGAGCAGCCACACGGCTGA
- a CDS encoding MDR family oxidoreductase: MFEALMIRHADGATTTRLEQVDPASLPQGDVTVEVAQSSLNYKDALAMTRGAPVVRHFPMIPGIDLAGRVLHSDDPVFRPGDQVLATGWGLGEKHWGGMAGMARLPGRWLLPHPAGLSGRQVMGIGTAGFTAMLCVMALEDGGLTPASGPIIVSGAGGGVGGMAVMLLAQLGYQVVAVTGRAQLQAYLTSLGAAEVLPREALAPTGKPLEKARWAGGIDVVGGEALATMCASITQGGTVAACGLAGGMALPLTVAPFILRNVRLQGIDSVMCPRPRRMTAWARLARDIDPTRLDSMLHDATLAEVPGLAPRLLAGHIRGRTVIHLTNSK; this comes from the coding sequence ATGTTCGAGGCCCTCATGATCCGCCACGCCGATGGCGCGACCACCACCCGGCTGGAACAGGTCGACCCCGCAAGCCTGCCACAGGGCGATGTGACGGTCGAAGTCGCGCAGTCCAGCCTCAACTACAAGGATGCGCTGGCCATGACGCGCGGGGCGCCGGTTGTGCGGCATTTTCCCATGATTCCAGGCATTGACCTTGCTGGCCGTGTTCTCCACTCCGATGACCCGGTCTTCCGCCCCGGCGATCAGGTTCTGGCCACCGGCTGGGGACTGGGGGAAAAGCACTGGGGCGGCATGGCTGGCATGGCCCGCCTGCCGGGGCGGTGGCTGCTGCCACACCCCGCGGGCCTGTCGGGGCGGCAGGTGATGGGCATTGGCACGGCGGGCTTTACCGCCATGCTGTGCGTCATGGCGCTGGAGGATGGCGGGCTGACGCCTGCCTCCGGCCCCATCATCGTCAGCGGGGCGGGCGGCGGCGTGGGCGGCATGGCCGTGATGCTGCTGGCGCAGTTGGGCTATCAGGTGGTGGCGGTAACGGGGCGGGCGCAGCTTCAGGCCTATCTGACCAGCCTGGGTGCTGCCGAAGTGCTGCCACGCGAAGCCCTCGCCCCTACCGGCAAGCCGTTGGAAAAAGCACGCTGGGCAGGCGGGATCGACGTGGTGGGGGGCGAGGCGCTGGCCACGATGTGCGCCTCCATCACGCAGGGCGGCACGGTGGCGGCCTGCGGGCTGGCCGGGGGCATGGCCCTGCCGCTGACTGTGGCCCCCTTCATTTTACGCAATGTGCGCCTGCAGGGAATCGACAGCGTCATGTGCCCCCGACCGCGCCGCATGACGGCCTGGGCGCGGCTTGCGCGTGACATCGACCCCACACGGCTGGACAGCATGCTGCATGACGCAACCCTGGCCGAAGTGCCCGGCCTGGCCCCGCGCCTGCTTGCGGGGCATATAAGAGGGCGGACCGTTATCCACCTCACCAATTCAAAATGA
- a CDS encoding branched-chain amino acid aminotransferase: MDSATSLPFTLSPTATPVSPERRAEILANPGFGRVFTDNMVVIRYQEGKGWHDARVQPYAPFTLDPAAAVLHYAQEIFEGMKAYRTAEGGITLFRPQANAARFRKSAARLAMAELPEDVFVEAVRQLVRVDHAWVPGNPDESLYIRPYMIASETFLGVKPASEYLFMVIASPVGAYFGAEAVSVWVSDFCRAAPGGTGEAKCGGNYAASLLAQQEAKGHGCAQVLFLDAVERRWIEEMGGMNVFFVFDDGSVATPPLTGTILRGITRDSLLTLAREMGLTVREEPYAIDQLYADAASGRLKEVFACGTAAVVSPIGRFRGHKGEAVIGDGAGIGPVTAKLRNALIGIQRGTAPDTHGWVEKVI, encoded by the coding sequence ATGGACAGCGCCACTTCCCTTCCCTTCACGCTTTCACCCACCGCGACCCCGGTCTCACCCGAGCGACGGGCGGAAATTCTGGCCAATCCCGGTTTCGGGCGTGTCTTTACCGACAACATGGTCGTGATCCGCTACCAGGAAGGCAAGGGGTGGCACGACGCCCGCGTGCAGCCTTATGCGCCGTTCACCCTCGACCCCGCCGCCGCCGTGCTGCACTACGCGCAGGAAATATTCGAGGGCATGAAAGCCTACCGCACGGCGGAAGGGGGCATCACCCTGTTCCGCCCGCAGGCCAATGCCGCGCGCTTCCGCAAATCGGCGGCGCGCCTTGCCATGGCGGAACTGCCCGAGGACGTGTTTGTCGAGGCCGTGCGCCAGCTTGTGCGCGTGGATCATGCCTGGGTGCCAGGCAACCCCGATGAGAGCCTGTACATACGCCCCTACATGATTGCGAGCGAGACGTTCCTTGGCGTCAAGCCCGCGTCGGAATACCTGTTCATGGTCATTGCCTCGCCCGTGGGCGCCTATTTCGGGGCGGAAGCGGTGAGCGTGTGGGTGTCCGATTTCTGTCGCGCCGCCCCCGGCGGCACGGGCGAGGCCAAGTGCGGCGGCAACTATGCCGCAAGCCTGCTGGCCCAGCAGGAAGCCAAGGGCCATGGCTGTGCGCAGGTGCTGTTCCTCGATGCGGTGGAGCGCCGCTGGATCGAGGAAATGGGCGGCATGAACGTGTTCTTCGTGTTCGATGACGGCTCTGTTGCTACTCCGCCGCTGACCGGCACCATCCTGCGTGGCATCACCCGCGATTCGCTACTCACCCTTGCGCGTGAGATGGGCCTGACCGTGCGCGAGGAGCCTTACGCCATCGACCAGCTTTACGCTGATGCCGCCTCAGGCCGCCTGAAGGAAGTGTTCGCCTGCGGCACGGCGGCGGTGGTCTCGCCCATCGGGCGCTTCCGCGGCCATAAGGGTGAGGCGGTGATTGGCGATGGCGCGGGCATTGGCCCGGTCACCGCAAAGCTGCGCAATGCCCTGATCGGCATCCAGCGCGGCACAGCGCCCGACACCCATGGCTGGGTGGAAAAGGTGATCTGA
- the ade gene encoding adenine deaminase: MAANTISNRIAQGSGRMVADTVIRNVRLFDLVTGEMLPTDIAICGDTIVGTLDHYEGANVIEGRGRIAVPGFIDTHLHVESSLITPFEFDRCVLPHGVTTAICDPHEMANVLGRPALDYFTQAAMRTVMDLRVNLSSCVPSTHLETSGATLGAADLLAYRDHPKVIGLAEFMNIPGVLNGDPGCMEKLEAFAGGHIDGHAPLLRGRKLNGYLSAGITTDHEATTAEEALEKVRKGMMVLIREGSVCKDLRALVPLLNPVTSPFFAFCTDDRNPLEIAHEGHLDYLIRLAISLGVEPLAAYRSASLSAANAFGLRDRGMIAPGKRADIVLLDDLRECRVSDVISAGRLVDDALFAAREIIAPVGLESISLPAPVSAADMEIKGSGTQRPVIGLLPGQIITPFLHADLPVVDGIVQPDPAQDIARICVVARHGHNDNIGRGFVKGFGLSGGALASSVGHDSHNICVVGMNDADMALAVNHLEKTGGGFVVVRDGTVVADMPLPVAGLMSDAPFETVRDQLEVLRAAARALGCQLDEPFLQLAFLPLPVIPHLKITDFGMVDVNRMELV, from the coding sequence ATGGCGGCAAACACGATTTCCAACCGGATTGCACAGGGTAGCGGGCGCATGGTGGCTGATACCGTTATCCGTAATGTGCGCCTGTTCGATCTGGTGACGGGGGAGATGCTGCCAACCGACATCGCCATCTGTGGCGACACCATTGTCGGCACGCTCGACCACTATGAAGGCGCGAACGTGATCGAGGGCCGTGGCCGCATTGCCGTGCCTGGCTTCATCGACACGCACCTGCATGTCGAATCCTCGCTCATCACGCCCTTCGAGTTCGATCGCTGCGTGCTGCCCCATGGCGTGACCACCGCCATATGCGACCCGCACGAGATGGCCAACGTGCTCGGCCGCCCGGCGCTGGATTACTTTACCCAAGCCGCCATGCGCACGGTCATGGACCTGCGCGTCAACCTTTCAAGCTGCGTGCCCTCCACCCATCTTGAAACCTCGGGGGCGACGCTCGGCGCTGCTGATCTGCTGGCCTATCGTGACCACCCCAAGGTGATTGGCCTGGCCGAGTTCATGAACATTCCCGGCGTGCTGAATGGCGACCCCGGATGCATGGAAAAGCTCGAAGCCTTTGCCGGTGGCCATATCGACGGTCATGCCCCGCTGCTGCGCGGGCGCAAGCTCAATGGCTACCTGAGTGCCGGCATCACCACCGACCATGAGGCGACCACGGCGGAAGAAGCGCTGGAGAAAGTGCGCAAGGGCATGATGGTGCTGATCCGCGAAGGTTCGGTGTGCAAGGATCTGCGCGCACTGGTGCCGCTGCTCAACCCGGTCACGTCGCCGTTCTTCGCCTTTTGCACCGATGACCGCAACCCGCTGGAAATCGCCCATGAAGGCCATCTGGACTACCTGATCCGCCTGGCCATCTCGCTGGGTGTCGAGCCGCTGGCCGCCTATCGCAGCGCATCGCTGAGTGCCGCCAATGCCTTTGGCCTGCGTGATCGTGGCATGATCGCACCCGGCAAGCGTGCCGACATCGTGCTGCTTGATGACCTGCGGGAATGCCGCGTGTCGGACGTGATCAGCGCGGGCCGCCTGGTGGATGATGCGCTGTTTGCAGCCCGTGAGATCATTGCCCCCGTGGGGCTGGAGAGCATCAGCCTGCCTGCTCCGGTCAGTGCGGCGGATATGGAAATAAAGGGCAGCGGCACGCAGCGCCCCGTGATCGGCCTGCTGCCCGGCCAGATCATCACACCCTTCCTGCATGCCGACCTGCCTGTTGTGGATGGCATCGTGCAGCCTGACCCGGCGCAGGATATCGCGCGCATCTGCGTGGTGGCGCGGCATGGGCATAATGACAATATCGGCCGGGGCTTTGTTAAGGGCTTCGGGCTGTCTGGCGGGGCGCTGGCCTCATCGGTGGGGCATGACAGCCATAATATCTGTGTGGTCGGCATGAACGATGCCGACATGGCGCTGGCGGTCAACCATCTGGAAAAGACTGGCGGCGGCTTTGTGGTGGTGCGTGATGGCACGGTAGTGGCCGACATGCCGCTACCCGTGGCGGGGCTGATGAGCGATGCGCCGTTCGAGACCGTGCGCGACCAGCTTGAGGTGCTGCGTGCCGCCGCCCGCGCCCTGGGCTGCCAGCTTGATGAGCCATTCCTCCAGCTTGCCTTCCTGCCGCTGCCGGTGATCCCGCATCTCAAGATCACGGATTTCGGCATGGTGGATGTCAACCGGATGGAACTGGTCTGA
- a CDS encoding CbtB domain-containing protein: protein MSQDTSVLSANIVAPPVAIPVRDLLPWGVFGLVLASLLIYFVGAEQGATSLVSGHYVHEFVHDGRHLLGFPCH from the coding sequence ATGAGCCAAGACACATCCGTCCTGTCCGCCAATATTGTCGCCCCGCCGGTTGCCATTCCCGTGCGCGACCTGCTGCCGTGGGGCGTGTTCGGGCTGGTTCTGGCCTCGCTGCTGATCTACTTCGTTGGCGCGGAGCAGGGCGCGACCTCGCTCGTTTCTGGCCATTACGTGCATGAATTCGTGCATGACGGCCGTCATCTGCTCGGCTTCCCCTGCCACTAA